A genomic window from Flavobacterium phycosphaerae includes:
- a CDS encoding S8 family serine peptidase, whose amino-acid sequence MKKTHLLLFLFLTTPLFLIAQNAADAKQIVASYDLNKIQERQAFFKKKEDAEKQKAIVYARNNNIPVKKINKDGSISELMKITPNGFPIYYATDNTNNANAARSTRANHLNTGGSLGLDLNGQGMTARVWDGGTVRASHNLFSGRVSVIDEPTSTSYVLHSTHVTGTIMASNAAAPTKGMAYQASARTFEWTNDLSEVMDEVQLGMLISNHSYGTPVTNGTTPLPAWFIGAYTPDARDWDEAAYLSPYYLMVASAGNDGEDNNNTNPIAYGYDKLTTNKVCKNNLVVANAEDAVVATNGNLTSVVINSSSSQGPTDDMRIKPDITGNGTGVTSASSQTNTATASLTGTSMASPNVAGTLLLLQQHYKNLTNNFMRAATLKGLACHTADDSGEVGPDPVFGWGLLNAKKAAETITGNGLTSWISEENLAQGQTYSMTVKSDGILPLIASATWTDVPGNPIIDDLTDNDSTPRLVNDLDIRITKDGDTYYPWRLDVDPSSPALRDGDNFVDNVELVKIDNPNAGIYTITVSHKGTLVSGSQNYSLVITGISSTFSLTSTTPDLTICANQNAAYSFNYKQTGSGTTTFSAEGLPAGAVANFNTTSLSANGTVTMTVSGLTNVAPGDYYIGIKGTSATETETRYKTLRIFNSTFQNIALTSPANSQNGLSTTVNLKWDSQTNAENYTVQVSSLYDFSTLDVNTTVTTNEYIATGLNQQTRYYWRVIPSNRCGNATASSATIFSFDTGILACGSASFTATNFSNATIAATADSSASVPVTVTGGYTIGDLNVRLNITHTYVEDMTITLVGPAAIGSPTIILFKEPCGDNDNINCTLDDSGSAPACSGNPSISGSIAPYDSLSSLNTLPANGVWTLNVVDPYNGDGGTINSFIIDICNLVSVNLATPTNTLATVSVYPNPTKGIINVNLPEISGKTILTLHDIQGRAIFTKETTASSEVFDIENLQEGVYLLSIENGGNKTTKKVILNK is encoded by the coding sequence ATGAAAAAAACACACCTACTATTATTCCTGTTTTTAACGACCCCTTTATTCCTGATTGCTCAAAACGCAGCAGACGCTAAGCAGATTGTTGCCTCTTATGATCTAAATAAGATTCAAGAAAGACAAGCTTTTTTCAAAAAGAAAGAAGATGCCGAAAAACAAAAGGCTATCGTTTATGCCAGAAACAATAATATCCCGGTTAAAAAAATAAACAAAGACGGTTCGATAAGCGAATTAATGAAAATTACGCCTAACGGATTTCCAATATACTATGCTACTGATAATACGAATAATGCCAATGCTGCAAGATCTACCAGAGCCAATCATTTAAATACCGGTGGTTCCTTAGGTTTAGACTTAAACGGACAAGGAATGACCGCCCGTGTTTGGGACGGAGGAACGGTTAGAGCTTCCCATAATTTGTTTTCAGGGAGAGTTAGTGTAATTGATGAGCCAACGAGCACTTCTTATGTGTTGCATTCTACTCACGTAACCGGAACTATAATGGCTTCTAATGCGGCTGCACCCACTAAAGGAATGGCTTATCAGGCCTCCGCAAGAACTTTTGAATGGACCAATGATCTTTCAGAAGTGATGGATGAAGTACAATTGGGGATGTTGATTTCCAATCATTCTTATGGTACCCCGGTGACCAATGGCACTACGCCTCTACCGGCCTGGTTTATTGGAGCTTATACACCTGATGCCAGAGATTGGGATGAAGCGGCTTATCTTTCGCCTTATTATTTGATGGTAGCTTCAGCCGGAAATGACGGAGAAGACAACAACAATACCAACCCAATTGCATATGGTTATGATAAATTGACTACCAATAAAGTTTGCAAAAACAACTTGGTGGTTGCCAATGCCGAAGATGCTGTCGTAGCCACTAATGGTAATTTAACCAGTGTTGTTATCAACTCTTCTAGCAGTCAAGGGCCAACAGATGATATGAGAATAAAACCCGATATTACCGGAAACGGAACCGGGGTTACATCAGCAAGTAGTCAAACTAATACGGCTACGGCTTCCTTAACAGGAACTTCAATGGCTTCACCCAACGTAGCCGGAACCTTGCTGTTATTGCAACAACATTATAAAAACTTAACAAATAATTTCATGAGAGCGGCCACATTAAAGGGCTTAGCTTGTCATACCGCGGATGATAGCGGAGAAGTGGGTCCTGATCCTGTTTTTGGCTGGGGATTATTAAATGCTAAAAAAGCAGCCGAGACCATTACCGGAAACGGTCTTACCTCATGGATTTCGGAAGAAAATCTGGCACAAGGTCAAACCTACAGCATGACGGTAAAATCAGACGGCATCTTACCTTTAATAGCTTCTGCTACGTGGACAGACGTTCCCGGAAATCCAATCATAGATGATTTAACCGATAATGATTCAACGCCACGATTGGTCAATGATTTAGATATCCGAATAACTAAAGACGGAGACACCTATTATCCTTGGCGATTAGACGTAGACCCTAGCAGTCCGGCACTTCGTGATGGCGATAATTTTGTTGACAATGTAGAATTGGTTAAAATTGATAATCCTAACGCGGGAATTTATACTATTACCGTTTCACACAAAGGAACTCTGGTAAGCGGCAGTCAAAACTATTCTTTGGTAATTACCGGAATCAGTTCTACTTTTTCATTAACCTCAACAACGCCTGATTTAACGATTTGTGCCAATCAAAATGCCGCCTATAGTTTTAATTACAAACAAACCGGTTCAGGAACTACAACGTTCAGTGCCGAAGGATTACCTGCCGGTGCCGTAGCAAATTTTAACACCACTTCTCTAAGTGCTAACGGAACTGTCACCATGACCGTTTCAGGTTTAACTAATGTAGCTCCGGGCGACTATTACATAGGGATAAAAGGAACCAGCGCCACTGAAACCGAAACAAGATATAAAACCTTGAGAATATTCAATTCAACGTTTCAAAACATAGCTTTGACCTCTCCTGCAAACAGTCAAAACGGACTTTCTACTACGGTTAATTTAAAATGGGACAGTCAGACTAATGCTGAAAATTATACTGTACAGGTTTCCTCTTTGTATGATTTCAGTACACTTGATGTAAATACAACAGTGACCACAAACGAATATATAGCCACCGGTCTTAACCAACAGACCCGATATTATTGGAGAGTAATTCCAAGCAATCGCTGTGGAAACGCTACGGCAAGTAGTGCTACTATTTTTTCTTTTGATACCGGAATTTTGGCCTGTGGTTCAGCATCATTTACCGCCACTAATTTTTCTAATGCTACTATTGCAGCCACAGCCGATTCATCGGCAAGTGTTCCGGTAACCGTTACCGGTGGCTATACCATTGGGGATTTAAATGTTCGACTTAACATTACCCATACTTATGTTGAAGACATGACCATAACATTGGTCGGTCCGGCAGCTATAGGAAGTCCAACAATCATACTATTTAAAGAACCTTGTGGTGATAACGATAATATTAACTGTACTTTGGATGACTCGGGAAGTGCACCAGCTTGTTCCGGAAATCCTTCTATTTCGGGTAGTATTGCTCCTTATGATTCGTTAAGTTCGTTAAATACTTTGCCGGCAAATGGCGTGTGGACCTTGAATGTAGTTGACCCTTACAATGGAGATGGCGGAACCATAAACTCATTTATTATCGACATCTGTAATTTAGTGTCGGTTAATTTGGCAACACCAACCAATACTTTGGCTACGGTTTCAGTATATCCGAATCCAACGAAAGGCATTATAAATGTGAATTTACCCGAGATTAGCGGTAAAACAATTTTAACGTTACACGATATACAAGGAAGAGCTATTTTTACCAAAGAAACAACAGCTTCGAGCGAAGTCTTTGATATCGAAAATTTACAAGAAGGGGTTTACCTGCTTTCCATTGAAAATGGCGGCAACAAAACCACCAAAAAAGTAATTTTAAACAAATAA
- a CDS encoding methylated-DNA--[protein]-cysteine S-methyltransferase yields METAFIQTPLGVAKIVGDRSGISVISILEEGEITTAIPKVLQEAVQQLQDYFQDKRSNFNFKLNPQGTEFQQKVWQELLNIPFGKTMSYLDLSKKLGDVKAIRAVASANGKNPLWIVVPCHRVIGTDGSLTGYAGGLWRKKWLLEHESPSAQQSLF; encoded by the coding sequence ATGGAAACAGCATTCATCCAAACACCTTTAGGCGTTGCCAAAATTGTTGGCGATCGTAGTGGCATTTCGGTAATTTCAATTTTGGAAGAAGGCGAAATTACAACAGCTATTCCCAAAGTTTTACAAGAGGCGGTGCAACAACTTCAAGATTATTTTCAGGATAAACGAAGTAATTTCAACTTCAAACTCAATCCGCAGGGTACTGAATTTCAGCAAAAAGTTTGGCAAGAATTACTTAACATTCCATTCGGAAAAACTATGTCTTACTTGGATTTGTCTAAAAAATTAGGAGATGTCAAAGCCATTCGTGCCGTAGCTTCAGCCAATGGTAAAAACCCGTTGTGGATAGTAGTTCCCTGTCACCGCGTCATAGGAACAGACGGTTCATTGACCGGTTATGCCGGCGGATTGTGGCGCAAAAAATGGTTGTTAGAACACGAAAGCCCATCCGCACAACAATCACTTTTTTAA
- a CDS encoding 3'-5' exonuclease produces the protein MIEKINLNNILFLDIETVPEEENFNALDDDMKALWEQKTQYQRREEYTPEDFYDRAGIWAEFGKIVCISVGYFANKGDIRNFRVTSFFGEEKKILKDFSALLDNHFNQAQHVLCGHNAKEFDIPFMARRMIINQIAIPNKLNLFGKKPWEIPHLDTLELWKFGDYKHFTSLKLLTKILGIPSPKGDIDGSQVAHVFYIEKDIDRIITYCEKDVIAVAQIFLRLRREDLLIDDEISHV, from the coding sequence ATGATAGAAAAGATAAATCTCAATAATATCCTTTTTCTCGATATAGAAACTGTTCCGGAAGAAGAGAACTTCAATGCGCTGGATGATGATATGAAGGCGCTTTGGGAACAAAAAACCCAGTACCAAAGACGCGAAGAATATACTCCGGAAGATTTTTATGACCGTGCCGGTATTTGGGCCGAATTTGGAAAAATTGTTTGTATCTCGGTGGGCTATTTTGCCAATAAAGGAGATATTCGAAACTTTCGGGTTACTTCATTTTTCGGAGAAGAAAAAAAGATTCTAAAAGATTTTTCGGCTTTGCTTGACAATCATTTCAATCAAGCTCAGCATGTGTTGTGTGGGCATAATGCAAAGGAATTTGACATTCCATTTATGGCACGACGAATGATTATCAACCAAATTGCCATTCCGAACAAACTGAATTTATTTGGCAAAAAACCCTGGGAGATTCCGCATTTAGATACTCTGGAATTATGGAAATTTGGCGACTATAAACATTTTACTTCCTTAAAATTACTGACCAAAATCTTGGGTATACCCTCTCCAAAAGGCGATATTGACGGCAGCCAAGTAGCCCATGTTTTTTATATAGAAAAAGACATTGATAGGATTATAACCTATTGCGAAAAAGATGTGATTGCGGTAGCTCAAATTTTTCTCCGCCTCCGAAGAGAGGATTTATTGATTGACGATGAAATTAGTCATGTATAA